The nucleotide sequence GATCTTGAATTGcacttgtacttcttcgtggtcttATTTTTCTCTATAACTCACCTGAAACAGTAAGTAAATCTTAAAATTggaaatgattccaaattactcttTTTACCCTATCAACTGTTTTATGTTCTTAGTTTGATATTGtgtaatttttatcaatatttatgtacagagaatgccaatcaatatcaatatttttgcaaaattaaaccTTGTTAAAAGTTTAGAGCAGTGGCACAAAGTGGATACGAAACTTACGGATaagtggaaattttgttttgtatactAACGGGAAATCCCTTTTGTAAACCAGTCAATTACACATTTTGGATAATCTCTTGGGCATTGCGAAAGGTATAATATCTTAATATCTTTAAGAAAAAGATAGGATAGAAGTTCACTCCTTAACTagctaaaaatcattttaaaatagcatagtaattaaatttttatttaacataaAATATCTATAAATCTTGAGTATTTTTGGAGTCGAATTATTAGTAGGgtaaaatatggtaatttggaaccatttataatttgggacacttgaaactttctcattatttcagatgagcaaagagcaAACCAACatcgcgaaatagaagaaaaaggcgATTAAGAACAGAAACAgcatttcttccttttgaatttataaaacggtgagaaaatctcaaatgtctcaaattgtaaatggttccaaattaccccattttaccctaagtCTATAAATTTCTTTCTAAATTAGAAAAACTTTCGGCAGCTCAAAAaaagaagtattaaaaaaatgatatgtatgatattttgattttacagtattttgttttaaatttcgaTTACAACACATTGTATGCAACATTTAAGACAGCTGATGctaattgaaattaaaagtCCTGtcaaagtgataaaaaaaagtttgccaAAAGTAAGTTCTCCCATAAAGAATAAGGAACAATTTTGTCAAAGCGACGTCCACCTAGATCTCGAtaaaactttgtcaaaatgacgcttttccacttaaaatataaggaaagttttgtcaaattgttaaaaaaaatatcaaaaaacatcctttttataaaattatagcaCGTTATATTAActcttaacaaaacttttttttcagagcACATACACAGGAAAAATatatcgtaaaattgttcgtaaaagtttgtcaattCCTAGGGGGAATTTACAAAATTGTCGTAAGTCGTATAATCcataaaaaagttcgtaaaagtttgtaattttttttacaaacgttGTCCTAATCATGATCActcgacaattttttttgtttttctttacaaacaattgttcgtagaattttgtttgtctggcgggcaaaactttacgaacaaatgacaaaattatacGAAGATTCTTCTACTTGTTTATGAGCTTCtgtgaacaaatgtttgtaagagaACAAATAATtctcgttaagtgatcatgttacgaacaatgtttgtaaaaaagtacaaacttttacgaacatttttgtgggttatacgatttatgagcatttcgtaaatcacCAGTAGGAAttgacaaatatttacgaacaatctAATTATTTTTTCGTGTAAATCATAGTCAATGCAAactgccccaatctcccctagaTAAATCAAACaagaacaataatttttaaattgtttgtaaaaatcagtatttacaccaaaaaaataatacgTTAGCCAACAAcgataataaaatcaataaacttTGATAGAAGATCATCTTTTGCCTGCATACTTTTTCttgctaacaaaaaaaaaacaatattgagGTAAATATTCGATAACACACTTCAGTCTCTTGAGGATGAAGCATTTTTCACAACGCAAAAAATCACAAGAAAAATGAGTAAATAAAAATCAAGGAGCAAATCCCtaaaaaaattgtctaaaaagcACTTTGAGTAAATTGTAGGACTTTTAGAGAGACACTGGTTCAATGCTGTCCCTCCTCTCCGATGCCCTGACATATCCTGGAGCTACAGGATTATTTGGTCCATGGATAACCAAATCGAGCTGAGCACCAGACATATTGGTAGCATTCATTAGCTGTTCAATCTGttccatttttataaaattggcCGAAGGATTTGAATCTCTGAATGTTGTACGGGCACTTGCGACATCGCAGTATTTCTCATTCCTTGCCCGAATTGTCTCTTGTTTGATGATAATTTCATTGGTGATGTAAGCTTCTCTGCGGATTTGATCTCTGAGTTCGCAGGGCATATCGGGAATTCCCCAGCGAACAAAGATCATCACGAGAGCTACGATATTCTCAAAAACCACAACGAAAGCCAATCTTGCAGCCAGGATATGCCAATACATTGAAGTCCTTTCGTAGGGTTTCTCTGACCATGGAGGCTCCCTATAGTCAGGATATCGACAAATTGTTATGTTGTACTCTGTCATTTGAGGCTCACTGCCCGGTTGGAGGTGTCGTGTGTCAAAATATGCCAGTGAATAGTTCATGTAGCCATTGAGAGATCCATCCGGTGATACAACAATCCGATAGACAAGTCTCGGAATAAAGTCTGAGGTAAATGCAATAATGAAGCCATTTGTAATGACACTCAGCTTTCCAATACAATCGAGAATTCTGTACCAAATCCCAATGTCCCTGACTCTCTGAGATACAGGACGTCGATGATATGTTATCAGTTTCTTAGCGTCTAGGCGCATTTCTAGGACATTGTTGATAAGGGCAAAAAATGGCGCTAAAGGAAAGGCGGCAACGAAGATTGTGACAAAACCATATTGAAGAACCATTTCTAGATACTCAGGGAAGAGACTTCGCGACCCCCACTGTACCAACTTCAAATCCCTTAGCCACCGTTTCGCTCCCCCTTTCATAGACCATCCACTCTTAAGTCGAGATCCTGAGACTTTGATGACATTGAGCCATTTGTAGAATTGTGGAAGAAGCATCTCCAGGATGCTGTTCAGTGTCTGTTTCCCTACCATTATAATCGCCAACTGAATACAGAGTTCCATCAAACATCCTCCAAAGCCACATTCCTCCTGGCGAAAATTGAAGAACCTATTGTAATCTCCCGGATACCCAATAAACTTCCCCTTGAAGAACGCAATGTAGAAAATGGAAGCATAGTAGTTAACAAACTGGAGAAGGTAGATTTTCAAAGTGAGagaatcatcaaattcagtctGTGTTCTCAGCAATTCCAGCTCTGTCAGATATTCCGCCACAAAGGTGTACATCCAGTTGAACAGAATAATTAAACAAAGATTGATACTAGCAGCAGTGGCAGTTGTAAAGAGAATAGCCCCTGAATTTGTCACAGTATCCCCGTAGACACTGAGAGCCGCCAGAACGGACATCCTGTACAGGACAACAGCAAGAACTGCCGCCACGGCCAATGCCACGAGGAGCATCACAATGGAGAAACTCAAAATTGTGGCAGGAAGTTTAACTCGCCAGAAGGGCACCTGAGGCTCCATCTGATTCGTCACGACATTGACAGTTCGACGCTGTACATGAGCTAACCGGGCCAGGTACTGTGGCCTCGGATGTTCCTCATGAATATCAAAGCCAGTTAAATCCCATCTATGGGTGATCTCTGCGGAGTATCTTTTCCACAGTTCGAGAAAAAGAGTGGCCCAGAAGGACATGAAGATGGCAAAGAACACAGTGGTGTTATTGTCGAACAGATAAGTCGTTCTGGCATGCATACAGGTCTCCCTGAGATCCCAGTAATCACACCAGTGATCACACAGTGGACACATTTTAACATCCATGGCGCTGCTGCAGATATCTCGGCTCACCTAAAAGGAATTTTCTCTCTTTGGAACTCTTCCTTGAAAATAATTCTTCCCCTAACACAATATTTTGCTGAGGAATGCTGTGATTATTAAACACTTATACACCTAAGCATGAACCAGTAAATAAACCAAAAAGCCCATAAACAGACTTAATAAAACCATTAGAATCGTGTGAAAGAATTTATTAGTAGGAGTTAGTTGCTGAAACttaaaaaaagcataaaattccACAAATAATTGCAAAGCATCTACATTACACatataaagaaaaagaatacaTAAAAGTGCTGTAAATTAATAAAGTTGATATTAATTAAGTAATTAGAGGTGCATTATAGTAGATAAAACTAGTACCACGCAAGGCAATATAACATACAATTATTTATACATATTTCTTTCATaattttgcatttcaaaaacagcTGAAAAAGTTTGAACGTCCTTTGGAAAGGTGTAAAAGAgctttgtgaaagaaaaattaacttttcttcctcttGGTTttcatcttttaaaattttaccataCTTTCATTTTTGTAAGGTAAAATTCTTCAAAGTTCCTAATGAAAAGTGTTCCACGGAAGtatttttggcattttataGAGTTTACTAATTGTTCCCGGAAACTTAGTTAGTTCAGgagttaaattaagaaaattttacatGTAAATCCTTTTTTGAGAAACGGAGGAATGTTTTCTCTGTTTCTTCCtagatgaaaattttatttccgcTTTACTACAATTTGTATTTCAAcaagaaaagttaattttaaactttttcagtttttttttacaaataaaaaaatgagtaCAATTGAAtccattttttcaattaaactgTTCTCTGTTATACAATAAGAATTTGAGTTAAACTGGTTTCGAACATAGGCAAAatgtttgggaaaattttggctTTAAATCAGATATTATGGACAAATGGTTCCCAGCGAAGATTTCAACATTCTAAATTCGGGTTATTCGAGTTATCGAAATTTTAGCCTTTATAACCCGGATTAGGTTTGTTTAGGCCGTTTAGGCCATGAAGATTCAGTTACAATTTCATTACATACCGATtcagtttattaaattttgaaaatgtcgTCTTGAATacagtaagggcagaatcacgacagtaaaatgctcaccgtcaccgtcaaagccctcaccgtatttcgttgatttacgcattttcattgtaatttttacgcaaattctcaattaacgtgttacattatctcatactcggtggcactaggtgaaaataatataagaaaattgaagaaataaaacgaaaatgcgataaacggtgagcaaaaaaactgtacgaaaaactgtagcaaaaaatcctacagtttttttttttgcttaccgtttatcgcattttcgctttatttattcaattttcttatactattttcacctagtgtcaccgagtatgagacaaggtaatatcgtaatggaaaatttgcgtaagaattgcaatgaaaatgcgtaaatcaacgaaatacggtgagggttttgacggtgacggtgagcattttactgtcaatgtgattctgccctaagccCTATATGGTTTTACGAACTTCAGATATCCTAATACGgaattcagacctaaggcttaagtggtcttcagaccagAGTTTTAGCCCAGTTCGCGAAAGTTTCAAATtcctaaatagcaatcaattttttcggtttttgaaaatcttatggATCATACTCTCAATATTTTatactaaatcaaaattttcccaaaaaaaaatttactaaatgcctaattagagaagttaaaccatttggctaagctttaggtctgaagcccgtattaagaagtcttcagactagagatttagcccagttaccgagggtttcaaaatcctaaatagcaattaaatatattgttttttttcagaatgtaaTTGATCATTAGTTCTTAAGAATTCAATCTTAAGtcagaaatttttcaaacattcttgattgtaagaaaataaagaaattaatacatatggctaagccttaggtctgcaGCCTGTATTAGCCAATATGGCTCCCCTTCTGTAATCagtcaatattttttgcaaaattttaagttaaaaattatAATCCAAATTATTATCCAAAAGCAAATAATCTATAAAATCCTAACAAATCAAAAGAATTGGATTGGTATTTAGAAtattgagaccttcggaaactgggctaaagtTTTAATTAGataatcattttatttcatgaaattttataaatttttaaaattagctGTCCTAGTTCAATTGGTTATAAAATCGGTAacgaaccggtttataaccaatgactaatttttatccgaaatttgaTTATATTgctcctaaggtattttgggcaatgttttgagtaatgtgtaaattggttcaaatcggttgtgaatcggtaatgagccggttatgaaccgataagtaacttttgttcgaaaatcaatacttaaaaatatttcatggaacctcttgagtgatttatgaattggttcaaatcggtagagaaccgataaacggtaaatgatgcgaaagtacttttgaatatACTATTGAAGCCACGAATTCCAATACTTTGCAAAGTCTGGGACGCTGTGCCACCCCTTTTTGAATTGTGATggaaaaaattagtaaattttaaCTCTCTTTTTCGTCTTTTAGACATGAAAAGAGTAACAGTTAGttcgaaaaaaattgaaaaactcgtAAAAGTATTACACCGAAACAGAAGTAAAAATAGTTCTAAAAGAAGTAATCAAATTTCATAGAGAAAAGAATTGATTTTATACATCGATCCGAGGAGGTTTTGCACGTTTTTTCTGAAtgttaaaacaaataaaataaattatgcatCTTACATGTAGATAGCTATATtggtttataaattatttaacatATGGGGGAATTTTTCTACCGGTTTGCTTTGGAAGTTCGAGACTAAggttaagacggcgatggacataACACAGTTTCTACTACTGCAAACATATTACACTTCTGTAACGTTTGTTGGcggttttaatttaatttcgatTGCAATTTTCTAGCATTTAATGAAGCGTAACCAGTTAACATTACTTTGGAAGAATTATTAATTCTAAGTCGAGGCAGACGGCTGGAAAATTGCTTAGACAATATCCGTAATCAGAGAATTGAGAAAAATACCTTGGCAAAAATTCAGACAATTTTCTTTAGATTCACAGCTGAGATTGATAAAAATCTCACGTAACAAGAATTAAAGAGCATAGGGATAACTTGCAACAGCTATCCGAATCCCCTTGGttcacaaaaaaagaaaaaaaaagaaaattgttcctatgcctttttaaggtaaagtgccctcacgtcgaccggttcctcaattcgactggtagagttatttattcaatttatttatatttgctctAATATTTGgggtatgatctaacattaataggtcaattattccataaataaatacgaatcagcgacaattttatagaaattcaccattaaaatattcaaatattgatcaccagtcgagtcgaggaaccggtcgactcgagggcactttacctttaAATGcgcaaacttaaaaaaaataaaaaaatgtgattttgtaaaaaacaaaatcaataattcatgaaataaattttaaccatctaacagtgttttctaggataattatgatccaataaagtcgaaaatcccatccattcttcattatctcttttagtttaggcgctaggtaagaaaatgtaaaaattttttgaaattctttttgcttctaaaattcatatttttagttttttcaatttttttaaataaaatatacaaagtagaatgacatatctttcagtaaaaaataaatttattttagtcagataactttaaatcggtatttttatggaaattggaaatgagtttttttgcacaaatattctttgttgctttttctctgacctgtgacacgaaactgggaatagcaacaaaatgaagagtcaaaatgagttcaaactttcaagagatgtttataagactattaccgaggacactatagcacttttaaataaataaaaactctgtaatcgcagtaaatgtaagttttgtgaagaccgtcttgagacggtcttatctgttagagggttaaaaaataataaaatatattaaaatcaataaaatgctataaataaaaaatttaaaacatttcgACATGATATGataggagaaggctttcagacttTCCCCATAtacctttgaaaaaaaaatgaagtgttcgaagccaaaaagccttcccctacattgaggtttaatttttttttaaatttaggatAAATATGTACAACAAAATCTTTAAGAATAAATcctattattataaaattaagcatattttgtgaagtgaaaaaaatataattttctgaattattAGGCATGTTTATTAACTGATTTAGTGAAAAATGGTGTAAATTTAATTGCATTAAtcgatattttattaaatttatgccATTTCGTGTAACTAATGAACAAGAATTTTgagtagaaaaaatataatttttaaatccttGAGAGAGTTCAGGGGCATAGGATTATTAGTGTTAGCACGAATCATTATCCCTACACTACACCATTTCACATGAAAAACGAATGTTTAAACTtaaacccaaaaaaaatcacattaaaatgaacatattgaaatattttcttcgaataattttttttagtcacAAAAGTACTTTAATTGTATTCACACAAAAACACAGCACAAGTTCACTAAAAAATAAGCGAAACCAATATTTGGCTCCTCGTTTTCAGCCAAAATAACCAAAATAGCAGCAAATATggccaaaataattttacatataCCCAGCCTCAAGCGTGAAAAAGCAATTTAGCCCAAAAATAATTGACTCACCTGATAACTGTCCATCGTTCGCCAAGAATAGATGAAACAGGCGACTCCGACAATTGATGCCAGGAGCAACATGTACGTATAGAATCCCAACCAGGCGAAATATAGTCCAATCTTCACACCAAAATATTCCTTAATGTAATCCAATGGCTGATAGCGATACCATTTGGAAACTGCAGCCCATTCCTTGTACAGCAAATGCCTCATACTTCCGGGAATATGCACTTCTCCCTGTAAGCAAAATTGAGCTGAAAATTGATTGGAATTGTGTGGACAGGAAGCTAAAAATATACGCACATCATGAAGGGGATATGCAGCTATGTAGACTTCATCTGATATCAGTCGATCAATTCCAAAAGCATAATCATCAGCCTCTTCGGTGGTGAAGCGTTTTCTGTCCAGGATAAATTGCACAATTCTCGATCTGACAGCAGCTGAGAAGAAACAGGGCTGCT is from Phlebotomus papatasi isolate M1 chromosome 1, Ppap_2.1, whole genome shotgun sequence and encodes:
- the LOC129809826 gene encoding anoctamin-4 isoform X1 — encoded protein: MDPAGDNDLPRSECRSSSVVPDVNSSQEADKFSLGSERLFWSGKHPLKLPDLATTTARDLNAMSVASLYDREDEDTKEMETENECELDEKRLRHRLLSPPEEDLDKITRDNDATPEKIMTKDTATDCDCPRNPFDNKKANNESLYFADGRRSVDFVLVWKRTDPEVATVEEQRLKKRTIFEENLINDGLELEMECVEDELFFTKIHAPVEVLRRYSEILKLRMPMRESLCTVHNKPLKRSISKNAAQYLTSKIPGLTEIIKKSSQPSFLSRLSGLWGSFVKNFLVDETHFPPISHRFTAVYSRDKEYLFDLQQPCFFSAAVRSRIVQFILDRKRFTTEEADDYAFGIDRLISDEVYIAAYPLHDGEVHIPGSMRHLLYKEWAAVSKWYRYQPLDYIKEYFGVKIGLYFAWLGFYTYMLLLASIVGVACFIYSWRTMDSYQVSRDICSSAMDVKMCPLCDHWCDYWDLRETCMHARTTYLFDNNTTVFFAIFMSFWATLFLELWKRYSAEITHRWDLTGFDIHEEHPRPQYLARLAHVQRRTVNVVTNQMEPQVPFWRVKLPATILSFSIVMLLVALAVAAVLAVVLYRMSVLAALSVYGDTVTNSGAILFTTATAASINLCLIILFNWMYTFVAEYLTELELLRTQTEFDDSLTLKIYLLQFVNYYASIFYIAFFKGKFIGYPGDYNRFFNFRQEECGFGGCLMELCIQLAIIMVGKQTLNSILEMLLPQFYKWLNVIKVSGSRLKSGWSMKGGAKRWLRDLKLVQWGSRSLFPEYLEMVLQYGFVTIFVAAFPLAPFFALINNVLEMRLDAKKLITYHRRPVSQRVRDIGIWYRILDCIGKLSVITNGFIIAFTSDFIPRLVYRIVVSPDGSLNGYMNYSLAYFDTRHLQPGSEPQMTEYNITICRYPDYREPPWSEKPYERTSMYWHILAARLAFVVVFENIVALVMIFVRWGIPDMPCELRDQIRREAYITNEIIIKQETIRARNEKYCDVASARTTFRDSNPSANFIKMEQIEQLMNATNMSGAQLDLVIHGPNNPVAPGYVRASERRDSIEPVSL
- the LOC129809826 gene encoding anoctamin-4 isoform X5, encoding MSVASLYDREDEDTKEMETENECELDEKRLRHRLLSPPEEDLDKITRDNDATPEKIMTKDTATDCDCPRNPFDNKKANNESLYFADGRRSVDFVLVWKRTDPEVATVEEQRLKKRTIFEENLINDGLELEMECVEDELFFTKIHAPVEVLRRYSEILKLRMPMREIPGLTEIIKKSSQPSFLSRLSGLWGSFVKNFLVDETHFPPISHRFTAVYSRDKEYLFDLQQPCFFSAAVRSRIVQFILDRKRFTTEEADDYAFGIDRLISDEVYIAAYPLHDGEVHIPGSMRHLLYKEWAAVSKWYRYQPLDYIKEYFGVKIGLYFAWLGFYTYMLLLASIVGVACFIYSWRTMDSYQVSRDICSSAMDVKMCPLCDHWCDYWDLRETCMHARTTYLFDNNTTVFFAIFMSFWATLFLELWKRYSAEITHRWDLTGFDIHEEHPRPQYLARLAHVQRRTVNVVTNQMEPQVPFWRVKLPATILSFSIVMLLVALAVAAVLAVVLYRMSVLAALSVYGDTVTNSGAILFTTATAASINLCLIILFNWMYTFVAEYLTELELLRTQTEFDDSLTLKIYLLQFVNYYASIFYIAFFKGKFIGYPGDYNRFFNFRQEECGFGGCLMELCIQLAIIMVGKQTLNSILEMLLPQFYKWLNVIKVSGSRLKSGWSMKGGAKRWLRDLKLVQWGSRSLFPEYLEMVLQYGFVTIFVAAFPLAPFFALINNVLEMRLDAKKLITYHRRPVSQRVRDIGIWYRILDCIGKLSVITNGFIIAFTSDFIPRLVYRIVVSPDGSLNGYMNYSLAYFDTRHLQPGSEPQMTEYNITICRYPDYREPPWSEKPYERTSMYWHILAARLAFVVVFENIVALVMIFVRWGIPDMPCELRDQIRREAYITNEIIIKQETIRARNEKYCDVASARTTFRDSNPSANFIKMEQIEQLMNATNMSGAQLDLVIHGPNNPVAPGYVRASERRDSIEPVSL
- the LOC129809826 gene encoding anoctamin-1 isoform X6 produces the protein MSVASLYDREDEDTKEMETENDATPEKIMTKDTATDCDCPRNPFDNKKANNESLYFADGRRSVDFVLVWKRTDPEVATVEEQRLKKRTIFEENLINDGLELEMECVEDELFFTKIHAPVEVLRRYSEILKLRMPMREIPGLTEIIKKSSQPSFLSRLSGLWGSFVKNFLVDETHFPPISHRFTAVYSRDKEYLFDLQQPCFFSAAVRSRIVQFILDRKRFTTEEADDYAFGIDRLISDEVYIAAYPLHDGEVHIPGSMRHLLYKEWAAVSKWYRYQPLDYIKEYFGVKIGLYFAWLGFYTYMLLLASIVGVACFIYSWRTMDSYQVSRDICSSAMDVKMCPLCDHWCDYWDLRETCMHARTTYLFDNNTTVFFAIFMSFWATLFLELWKRYSAEITHRWDLTGFDIHEEHPRPQYLARLAHVQRRTVNVVTNQMEPQVPFWRVKLPATILSFSIVMLLVALAVAAVLAVVLYRMSVLAALSVYGDTVTNSGAILFTTATAASINLCLIILFNWMYTFVAEYLTELELLRTQTEFDDSLTLKIYLLQFVNYYASIFYIAFFKGKFIGYPGDYNRFFNFRQEECGFGGCLMELCIQLAIIMVGKQTLNSILEMLLPQFYKWLNVIKVSGSRLKSGWSMKGGAKRWLRDLKLVQWGSRSLFPEYLEMVLQYGFVTIFVAAFPLAPFFALINNVLEMRLDAKKLITYHRRPVSQRVRDIGIWYRILDCIGKLSVITNGFIIAFTSDFIPRLVYRIVVSPDGSLNGYMNYSLAYFDTRHLQPGSEPQMTEYNITICRYPDYREPPWSEKPYERTSMYWHILAARLAFVVVFENIVALVMIFVRWGIPDMPCELRDQIRREAYITNEIIIKQETIRARNEKYCDVASARTTFRDSNPSANFIKMEQIEQLMNATNMSGAQLDLVIHGPNNPVAPGYVRASERRDSIEPVSL
- the LOC129809826 gene encoding anoctamin-4 isoform X4, yielding MDPAGDNDLPRSECRSSSVVPDVNSSQEADKFSLGSERLFWSGKHPLKLPDLATTTARDLNAMSVASLYDREDEDTKEMETENDATPEKIMTKDTATDCDCPRNPFDNKKANNESLYFADGRRSVDFVLVWKRTDPEVATVEEQRLKKRTIFEENLINDGLELEMECVEDELFFTKIHAPVEVLRRYSEILKLRMPMREIPGLTEIIKKSSQPSFLSRLSGLWGSFVKNFLVDETHFPPISHRFTAVYSRDKEYLFDLQQPCFFSAAVRSRIVQFILDRKRFTTEEADDYAFGIDRLISDEVYIAAYPLHDGEVHIPGSMRHLLYKEWAAVSKWYRYQPLDYIKEYFGVKIGLYFAWLGFYTYMLLLASIVGVACFIYSWRTMDSYQVSRDICSSAMDVKMCPLCDHWCDYWDLRETCMHARTTYLFDNNTTVFFAIFMSFWATLFLELWKRYSAEITHRWDLTGFDIHEEHPRPQYLARLAHVQRRTVNVVTNQMEPQVPFWRVKLPATILSFSIVMLLVALAVAAVLAVVLYRMSVLAALSVYGDTVTNSGAILFTTATAASINLCLIILFNWMYTFVAEYLTELELLRTQTEFDDSLTLKIYLLQFVNYYASIFYIAFFKGKFIGYPGDYNRFFNFRQEECGFGGCLMELCIQLAIIMVGKQTLNSILEMLLPQFYKWLNVIKVSGSRLKSGWSMKGGAKRWLRDLKLVQWGSRSLFPEYLEMVLQYGFVTIFVAAFPLAPFFALINNVLEMRLDAKKLITYHRRPVSQRVRDIGIWYRILDCIGKLSVITNGFIIAFTSDFIPRLVYRIVVSPDGSLNGYMNYSLAYFDTRHLQPGSEPQMTEYNITICRYPDYREPPWSEKPYERTSMYWHILAARLAFVVVFENIVALVMIFVRWGIPDMPCELRDQIRREAYITNEIIIKQETIRARNEKYCDVASARTTFRDSNPSANFIKMEQIEQLMNATNMSGAQLDLVIHGPNNPVAPGYVRASERRDSIEPVSL
- the LOC129809826 gene encoding anoctamin-4 isoform X2 is translated as MDPAGDNDLPRSECRSSSVVPDVNSSQEADKFSLGSERLFWSGKHPLKLPDLATTTARDLNAMSVASLYDREDEDTKEMETENECELDEKRLRHRLLSPPEEDLDKITRDNDATPEKIMTKDTATDCDCPRNPFDNKKANNESLYFADGRRSVDFVLVWKRTDPEVATVEEQRLKKRTIFEENLINDGLELEMECVEDELFFTKIHAPVEVLRRYSEILKLRMPMREIPGLTEIIKKSSQPSFLSRLSGLWGSFVKNFLVDETHFPPISHRFTAVYSRDKEYLFDLQQPCFFSAAVRSRIVQFILDRKRFTTEEADDYAFGIDRLISDEVYIAAYPLHDGEVHIPGSMRHLLYKEWAAVSKWYRYQPLDYIKEYFGVKIGLYFAWLGFYTYMLLLASIVGVACFIYSWRTMDSYQVSRDICSSAMDVKMCPLCDHWCDYWDLRETCMHARTTYLFDNNTTVFFAIFMSFWATLFLELWKRYSAEITHRWDLTGFDIHEEHPRPQYLARLAHVQRRTVNVVTNQMEPQVPFWRVKLPATILSFSIVMLLVALAVAAVLAVVLYRMSVLAALSVYGDTVTNSGAILFTTATAASINLCLIILFNWMYTFVAEYLTELELLRTQTEFDDSLTLKIYLLQFVNYYASIFYIAFFKGKFIGYPGDYNRFFNFRQEECGFGGCLMELCIQLAIIMVGKQTLNSILEMLLPQFYKWLNVIKVSGSRLKSGWSMKGGAKRWLRDLKLVQWGSRSLFPEYLEMVLQYGFVTIFVAAFPLAPFFALINNVLEMRLDAKKLITYHRRPVSQRVRDIGIWYRILDCIGKLSVITNGFIIAFTSDFIPRLVYRIVVSPDGSLNGYMNYSLAYFDTRHLQPGSEPQMTEYNITICRYPDYREPPWSEKPYERTSMYWHILAARLAFVVVFENIVALVMIFVRWGIPDMPCELRDQIRREAYITNEIIIKQETIRARNEKYCDVASARTTFRDSNPSANFIKMEQIEQLMNATNMSGAQLDLVIHGPNNPVAPGYVRASERRDSIEPVSL
- the LOC129809826 gene encoding anoctamin-4 isoform X3, whose amino-acid sequence is MDPAGDNDLPRSECRSSSVVPDVNSSQEADKFSLGSERLFWSGKHPLKLPDLATTTARDLNAMSVASLYDREDEDTKEMETENDATPEKIMTKDTATDCDCPRNPFDNKKANNESLYFADGRRSVDFVLVWKRTDPEVATVEEQRLKKRTIFEENLINDGLELEMECVEDELFFTKIHAPVEVLRRYSEILKLRMPMRESLCTVHNKPLKRSISKNAAQYLTSKIPGLTEIIKKSSQPSFLSRLSGLWGSFVKNFLVDETHFPPISHRFTAVYSRDKEYLFDLQQPCFFSAAVRSRIVQFILDRKRFTTEEADDYAFGIDRLISDEVYIAAYPLHDGEVHIPGSMRHLLYKEWAAVSKWYRYQPLDYIKEYFGVKIGLYFAWLGFYTYMLLLASIVGVACFIYSWRTMDSYQVSRDICSSAMDVKMCPLCDHWCDYWDLRETCMHARTTYLFDNNTTVFFAIFMSFWATLFLELWKRYSAEITHRWDLTGFDIHEEHPRPQYLARLAHVQRRTVNVVTNQMEPQVPFWRVKLPATILSFSIVMLLVALAVAAVLAVVLYRMSVLAALSVYGDTVTNSGAILFTTATAASINLCLIILFNWMYTFVAEYLTELELLRTQTEFDDSLTLKIYLLQFVNYYASIFYIAFFKGKFIGYPGDYNRFFNFRQEECGFGGCLMELCIQLAIIMVGKQTLNSILEMLLPQFYKWLNVIKVSGSRLKSGWSMKGGAKRWLRDLKLVQWGSRSLFPEYLEMVLQYGFVTIFVAAFPLAPFFALINNVLEMRLDAKKLITYHRRPVSQRVRDIGIWYRILDCIGKLSVITNGFIIAFTSDFIPRLVYRIVVSPDGSLNGYMNYSLAYFDTRHLQPGSEPQMTEYNITICRYPDYREPPWSEKPYERTSMYWHILAARLAFVVVFENIVALVMIFVRWGIPDMPCELRDQIRREAYITNEIIIKQETIRARNEKYCDVASARTTFRDSNPSANFIKMEQIEQLMNATNMSGAQLDLVIHGPNNPVAPGYVRASERRDSIEPVSL